In Meiothermus ruber DSM 1279, the following proteins share a genomic window:
- the tcmP gene encoding three-Cys-motif partner protein TcmP, which translates to MKKLEFLKRYLPAFVNATKKALSRHYVDGFAGPGYNQQKDGSLVEGSPLLAIQHSQFTSFFFVEKDRRSYTELERNLRKHNPSLRGIHLYRDDFNLRVEDILQQIHPRAPTLFFLDPFGLELRWATVEKIARREKADIFILISGSGANRAKQNHPQTLDEFFGDALWQGLRQKPGQSWFEAFTEAYRDRMRGLGLDGTELVTVARNSNNAPMHVLAFHSKNKIALRIANSVFNSIETNPAQPGLPFGE; encoded by the coding sequence TTGAAGAAGCTGGAGTTTCTGAAAAGGTACTTGCCTGCATTCGTCAATGCTACAAAAAAGGCGCTCTCTCGCCACTACGTAGATGGGTTCGCCGGTCCAGGGTACAACCAGCAGAAAGATGGCAGCCTGGTTGAAGGATCGCCTCTGCTGGCCATTCAACATTCCCAGTTCACTAGCTTCTTTTTCGTGGAAAAAGACCGCCGCTCGTACACTGAGCTCGAGCGGAATCTCCGGAAGCACAACCCTAGCCTTCGCGGTATCCACCTCTACCGAGACGATTTCAATCTCCGTGTCGAGGATATCTTGCAGCAGATCCACCCAAGAGCACCTACGCTGTTCTTTTTGGATCCCTTTGGCCTTGAACTCAGGTGGGCTACTGTCGAGAAAATCGCCAGGCGGGAAAAGGCAGATATCTTTATCCTGATTAGTGGCAGCGGGGCTAACCGTGCCAAGCAAAACCACCCACAAACTTTGGACGAGTTCTTCGGGGACGCCTTGTGGCAGGGCTTGCGGCAAAAGCCAGGGCAGTCCTGGTTTGAGGCCTTTACCGAGGCCTACCGTGACCGGATGAGGGGGCTAGGACTAGATGGAACCGAACTGGTCACCGTAGCTAGAAATAGCAATAACGCGCCGATGCATGTTCTAGCCTTCCACTCAAAGAACAAAATCGCTCTGCGGATCGCGAATAGTGTTTTCAATAGTATCGAGACCAATCCTGCTCAACCGGGCTTGCCGTTCGGTGAGTGA